GGGCAATCTGCGGTTATGGTGCCGGATAAAACCCTGCAAAGACAAATCCTTGCGCCATATCGCAGCACGCAGGGTCCGAAAACGTGGTGCCGCTCGCGGCTCCCCTAACCAGTGTGCAGACAACAACAATTTCGAGAACTGGCCCGCAATGGTGCCATGTTCCTTTATCTTGCCCTCGTAAAATCCCGTCCTTTCCGCCCTTCCGGCCCTCATGATCCCGCTCCGTCCGCTGGCCGTTCCTGCGCCCCGCCCGGCGCGACACGCACCGCCGGCTCGCCCGGCAATGCGAATTTGAGACGCCATGTGCGCCACGCTTCGGCGACCGCGCCCGTGCCGGGAAACAGGTCGTCGAGCGTGTCGTCGGGGCGCGCGGCGACCATCTCGAAAGCCCAATGGCAGACCGCTTCGGGCTTCGCGCCAGTGAGGCCGCGGCGAAGCGTGATGCTCTCCTGAATCCAGTCCCGCATCACCAGCCGCTTGCTGACAACGGGCTTCCGCGCCGCCTTCACGATGACCGGCTCCCACGCGAAGGCGACAGGGATATTGCGCTTGAACGCGGCAAATCCCTTCACCCAGGCCATCCACCGCGCGCCCGTCTGCTCGACCAACGGCGCGAGCGTGGCAACAGAACGCGGCGTCGCGGCGGCGTGCAATATCCAGCCGTCATAGTCACGCTCCAGCCGCTCGACCAGGCGCACATGATCGACCTCGCCCGCGTAATCGGGATGGTCCCGGTAGAGGTGGGCGCAGCCGATATAGGGCGGGTCGGCATAGGCGATCTTCATCGGCGATCCGGCTCCGAAGCGGCGGCGAACAGGTCGCCCGATTGCGGGTCGGATGACGGCGTGGCCGTCGATTGGCTGCCATTCTGGCGCTGGACAAACAGGGGCGCATCGCGCCAGTCGGGCGGCGGCGCCGGTTGCCGGGATGGTGCATCCGATGGAGCCGCGTCGCCGAGAACCGGCGCAAGCGCGGCGACATAGGCGCGGGTTTCGGCGGGCAGTGGGCGGCCCATCGCGCGGTGTTCGTCATAACGACCGGGACCGGCATTGTAGGCGGCGAGCATCGCCGCGACATTGCCGTAGCGGTCGAACATCTCGCGCAGGTAGGCCGTGCCTGCCATGATGTTGTCGCGCGGGTCGTAGGCATCGCGGCCGAGGCCGTAGCGGATGCGCAGGCCCGCCCATGTTTCGGGCATCACCTGCATCAATCCCATCGCCCCAGCTGATGAAACCGCGCGCACGTCGCCCGCGCTCTCGGCGCGCAGCACCGCGACAATCCAATGCTCGGGGATGCCGAACCGCTGCGACGCCTCGGCGATGTGGACCGCATAGGGATGGGCGGCGGTCGGACGCTCGACCGGCGCGGACTGCGCGACCGCGACGCCCGATCCGGCGCAGACGGAAAGCGCCCCGGCGAGCAACAGGACGGCAACGCGCCATGCCGCCCTGTCTCCGCAATGGCTCCAGCCTGCCAGCGTCCTCGCTGCGGTCAAGGGCAAGGCGCAAGCGCCGGCCGAGGGCCGCCCCTGACCTGCGCTGCGGGCGCCAGCCGTCCTGCGCACGAGCGGGACGAAGGGATGAGACGGATTTCCCGCGAACAAAGGGATAACCGGAACGCGCACCGATCAGCCCCGATCCTCGCGCACCCGTGGCCGCTTCCATGCGAGCCGGAAGGTGCGCCCTTCATCATCGGCCTGGAACAGCGCCGGGCGAAACAGCGCGGGAAAAAGCGGGCTGTCGATCTCCAGAGCGATGTAGTCGCCGGCGCGTTCGCCGACACGTTTCCACGCCCCGCCGATGTCGGGGCCGTCTTCGTCGTCGAGCTGGATACGGTAGGCCGGCGTGTTCTCGCCGTCGCCCGGATCGATGACGACAAGAACGATTGCCTCGTCGATGCCGAACAGCCGGACGCGCCCGGCGTAACCATTGGCGGTGGGTTCAAAGATGTTGGCAGGCATGGTCAGTCTCCTTGCGGTTGGGAAAATCAGTGCGTCGGCGCGCGCCACTCGTAGCGGCCGATGCCTTCCTCATCGGTCCAGAGCGGAACGGCTCTGCCGATGACGGAGCTTGCGGGGATGGGTCCGAAATACCTGCCGTCGAGGCTGTCGCGGACTTCCCAGTTCATGAGGAAAATCTGGCCATCGCCGATGACGCGGCAGCCCTGCCAGATGGGCAGATCGCGGCCAAGGCTGTCGCGCTCCAGCGCCTCGCCCATCTCGATCCCGTCCACCGTGACCGTGCTGCCGGTGCGGCATACTCGCTGCCCTGGCAGGCCGAGGACGCGCTTCAGGAGCGGGACGCCGCGCCCGACATAGCCGCGACCGACCATGAAGGCGGCGAGCGGTTCGGGCGGCATGATTGCGACCAGCTCCGGCACGTCGAGCGCGTCGGCCGGCTCGACCGTGTAGAAGCCGACCGGCGCGCTGGCGGTGGCGTTCCAGATGAGTTTCGTCGGGGTCTGGATGGTGCTTGCGGCGGCAATGCCCATAGCGGCCAGCGCCGTGACCGCGAGATAGCGGCGGCGCGTCATGGGTCGATCCTCCGGCGTCCGATCCATGCCGCATGACGTTCCGGCGTGTAGGCGCTCGGCTCCAGATTGGCGGCCAGCCGGTTGTGGGCGTGGCGCCAGTAGTCTGGCGACACGTCGGCCGGATCGAGGCCAAGGGCTTCCACGGCGTCGATGACGGCAAGCGCGCGCTGCACCTTCGGCCAGCCGTCGAACCGCAACAGGATTTCGCCGCCGGGGCGGACGAAGGGCAATGTCTGGAACGGCTCGCCCCGGCCGATGGCGCGCACGATGTCGATGCGCGAAACCACCGTGCCATGCTCGCCGTTCGCCCATCGCACGAAGGCGAAGATGCTTTCCGGCGCGAATCCGACGACGCTGCGGCGGCGGTCGATGATCTGTTCGTAGCTCTTGCGGCCGAACCTGATCCAATGCTCGATCTTGCGTTTCTCGAAGGTCAGTTCGACCAGAGTTGTGAAGGGCGCGGGGCCGTCCGGCAGCGGACGACCGTGCGCGCTGCGATGAGCGCGGCGGGTCATGGTTCGTCTCCGGGGATGTGATGGGGATCGCGGGCAAGCACCACGTCGAGCGCGGCTTCGGTGCGCAGGATGGCGCGGCCGATGGCTTCGGGGATTTGCGGAAGAACAGCGTCGCCGAACGCCTCGACGATCAGGCTGGCCGCAGCAGTCCCTTTGCGACTGCCGAGCGCAATGCGCGTGTCAGCCACCCAGGCGGAAAGCCCATCATCCACCCATAGGTGATGGGCAAGGCCGCCGTTCCAGTCAGCCCATGGCTCCGCAACATCACCGCCAGCGCTCGCGCTCCCGCCCATTTCTGGATGGATGACGGGGCCAGTTGGTTTGCCGTTGCTGTCGGCGTCGAGGCTATCATTGCCCGGCTCATCACCGCGTCCATCGTCGGCGATTTCCGCCGCTCGTAGGCCGGACTCCAGCCGTCCATCCGGCTGTCGCGCTTCGTCGGCGTCGGCAGTATTTCCGCCGCGTGGCGCAGCAGGTTCGGCGTGTCGATCTGCGCCTTCGCGCCGTTCGCCCGCTTGCCTGTCTCGATCTCCTGTGCGCTCAACCTGC
The nucleotide sequence above comes from Desulfovibrio aminophilus. Encoded proteins:
- a CDS encoding lytic transglycosylase domain-containing protein, whose protein sequence is MLAGALSVCAGSGVAVAQSAPVERPTAAHPYAVHIAEASQRFGIPEHWIVAVLRAESAGDVRAVSSAGAMGLMQVMPETWAGLRIRYGLGRDAYDPRDNIMAGTAYLREMFDRYGNVAAMLAAYNAGPGRYDEHRAMGRPLPAETRAYVAALAPVLGDAAPSDAPSRQPAPPPDWRDAPLFVQRQNGSQSTATPSSDPQSGDLFAAASEPDRR
- a CDS encoding DUF736 domain-containing protein, which produces MPANIFEPTANGYAGRVRLFGIDEAIVLVVIDPGDGENTPAYRIQLDDEDGPDIGGAWKRVGERAGDYIALEIDSPLFPALFRPALFQADDEGRTFRLAWKRPRVREDRG
- a CDS encoding S26 family signal peptidase → MTRRRYLAVTALAAMGIAAASTIQTPTKLIWNATASAPVGFYTVEPADALDVPELVAIMPPEPLAAFMVGRGYVGRGVPLLKRVLGLPGQRVCRTGSTVTVDGIEMGEALERDSLGRDLPIWQGCRVIGDGQIFLMNWEVRDSLDGRYFGPIPASSVIGRAVPLWTDEEGIGRYEWRAPTH
- a CDS encoding DUF2840 domain-containing protein, with the translated sequence MTRRAHRSAHGRPLPDGPAPFTTLVELTFEKRKIEHWIRFGRKSYEQIIDRRRSVVGFAPESIFAFVRWANGEHGTVVSRIDIVRAIGRGEPFQTLPFVRPGGEILLRFDGWPKVQRALAVIDAVEALGLDPADVSPDYWRHAHNRLAANLEPSAYTPERHAAWIGRRRIDP